The genomic region AACAGAAAAACTCCAAGGGCTCATCTACGACGCTGTCGAGAAAGGGGCTGCAATATCCATCGGTGGCAAGTGCGTCATCGGAGAACGCTACGTGGCCCCCACCGTACTCAAAGACGTAACGCTCCAAATGAAGGTGATGTCTGGCGAGATATTCGGCCCGGTTCTGCCCATCCTCGCCTACGATTCCCTGGAAAATGCCCTACACTACGTCCAAGACAACCCCAAACCGCTTGCCCTGTACGTTTTCGGAAAATCCCCGAAGGCAATCCGTTCCGTCATCGCGCAAACGACATCCGGTTCCACATGCGTCAACAACTGCATCATCCAAATAGAGAACCTTTCTGTTCCCTTTGGAGGGGTTGGCAACAGCGGAATCGGGAACTATCACGGATTTTACGGATTCAAGACATTTAGCCATGAAAGGAACGTCATGAAACAGTGCCCCGTCGACGTGGTCAAGTTTTTCCATGCGCCTTACGGCAAGTCGAAAGCCCAGGCAACCGTTCAGAAAGTCCTCAGTATTTTCAAAAAAATGTAACCAAAGCCCCCATTCCGCCCAAAAACCAATCAAAAACCCGTGAAATCATTCACATCGGGTGTAAAAAATTTTTTTCGCCCATATGGCTGTTATAGGGAAAAACTTATTTTCTGAAGAAACAAGCGCACTTATTGGTTGGTTAAAACATGAGTATTCTCAAGACTATCCCGTTCGGTATCGCATCCGTATTCATCATTGCCTGTAGTGACAGTTCCTCCAGCGTGTCTCCGCAGGAATCCGCGCTCCAGGGCGACGGAAACCTCACAGAAATTTCTAGCGGAGCGACAACGGACACCCCCGACGTGCAGCAGACCGGCGAAAAGACTCCCGCCACGAACCCGAACAGTTCGGGCTCGCAGGCCAGCGATCCCGCGCAAAAGCCCGGCTCCGCAGCGACGGCGACAAGTGCCGGCACCTCCCCCGCAAGTTCTGCATCTCAGACCATTCCGACAGTAAAGCCCGGCGAAGGTTCCGACGACAACGAGGAAGACGACAACGTGAACCTCGACGGTTCCGAGACGACTCTCACGTTCAGCGGTACCGATGTCACCATCGCCAACGACAACGGATGCCTCGAGAAGGCGGCCGGAGTCGTCACCGTCAAGTGCTCCGGCAACTACTACCTCACGGGCACAGCCAGCGACTACCAAGTCATCGTGAACACCGCGGCGACCGACACCGGCAAGGTGGACCTCTTCTTGAACGGGGTATCGCTCAAGAGCAGCGACGCGCCCATCTACGTGCAGAACGCCGAAAAAGCGGAGCTCCACCTAGTCAAGGGCACCACGAACTCCGTCGAAGACGGCGCGACGCGCTCCAAAACATACACGGTCAACAGCGGAACGGACACGACGAAGGCCGCCATCTATGCAAAAGACGACTTGAGCATCAAGGGCAGCGGAAGCCTCACCGTCAAGGCGAACTACAACAACGGCATCCACACGAGCAACGACCTCAAAATCAAAAAGAGCACCGGTACCCTGAACGTCACCGCCGCAAACTGCGGCCTCAAGGGCAAGGCATCGCTCACCATCAACGGCGGAACTATCACCGTGAACGCAGCCATGGGCGATGGCATCAAGAGCGACGAAGATGACGCCGCAGCGCTCGCACAGGGCAAGGGCAACGTCAAGATTGCCGGCGGTACCATCACCATCACGGCGGGCTACGACGGCATCAGCGCGAACAACACCGTGCTTATCACCAAGGGCGAGACCACCGAAGAACCAACCATCAAGATTACGGCAGGCGGCGGCCAGACATGCCTCGGCAACAGCACCGGAGGCGGCCAAGGCGGGCGTCCGGGCGGCGGCTTCGGTTTCGGCATGGAAGGCAACTCCTGCGCCCCCGACTCAAGCATGAAGGGATTCAAGGCCGACTCGAACATCGTCATAGAGGCGGGCAAAATCGAAATCAACAGCCGTGACGACGGCATCCACAGCGACGGCGACCTCACCATCACCGGCGGATTCGCGACAGTCAAGACAGACGACGACGGCATCCACGCCGAAAAAACATTGACCATCAAGGGCGGCACCGTGGAAGTCACCATGGCCTACGAGGGCATGGAAGCGGCCTACATGAACTTCGAGGGTGGCGTCACGAGCGTGATCACCACGGACGACGCCTGGAACGCGGCCGGAGCAAACGCATCGAGCAGCACCGGCGGGAACAACGGCGGACGCGGAGGCCCGGGTGGCGGTGGCGGCTTCGGTTTCGGCAGCGACGGTAGCAAGATCAAAGTTACCGGTGGTTTCCACTACCTCTATGTGGGCACGGGCGACACCGACGGCATGGACAGCAACGGCGATATTGACATGACCGGCGGAGTCGTCATCATCGAATGCCGCATGAACGGCGGCATGGGCGGCATGGTCGATTCCAACGGCGAAACAAATATCAAGGGCGGCAAGATGCTCGGCTTCGGCACAAACAACTCCGAAGAAGGCACGCAGTACAGCGTGACCTTCACTGCCGGCAACTACTACGGCACTTCCGAAATCGCCTTCAAGCCGACATTCAACGGCAGCAAGATGGTCTCGAACGTGGGCCAGCCCGCCGCCGTGAGCAGCGTCGATGGCATGCAGAAGCAATGCTTCGGCTCGAGCACCACGAATTGCGTGTACTACAAGTAATCCGAAAGTCCCAAATCCACCGAATTACACAGAAATAGCCGCGATTTCTCGCGGCTATTATGCTCTAGATAACCCTCAGATTAGTTTACTTACCACACTGGTCATAGGAGCCAAACTTGTCAACGACAAATTCGCCATCGTGGGGGAATCGGATTTGGACTTGGGAGATTTTACCTATAACATCTTCGATTTTTTCATTGGACTCTTCGTCAATATTCTTGAAGGCATCCCAAGACACCTTACCCCATACCATATCATCGGAATAATCAACTTCTGCATACCAGTATTTATTTGCCGCAGCATCCGTGACGAGCGCTATTCTGATTTCGCTATCAACCATGTAATGGATGCAGAAGCCATTCCAAGCGCTAATATCGGCTTGTTCCAAGTTCGGGCCAACGGTGTTGAAGCCAATCGTTGCAATATCGTCGTTATCTTCATCAGATTTTACATAGCCCTGGAAACCATGATACTTACTCACCAAAGAAGCAATGACATATCCATTTTCATCGGCCACGACATCTTCGGGGAACCCGAATTTATACTTTTCCGATTCTTCGGGAGAATTTGTCCAAACTCCGCCAGCCTTTGTCCCGAAAATGCCGAGATTTACGTGGTCACCGTCAGTAGAACCGTCCCACAAGAAACTCTTTCCCGACTTGTAATTAGAAGATTCCGTCGGCGTTATTTCTTTGGGTTCGCCAGTTTCCCTGATAGAAAGATTCTCCGGCACCAGGGCGCTAATTCGTCTGATTGCAACATCCGTTCCGGCATTATTTTCCTTTGCGAATTTCACACGAATCTTTGCCAGATGTTTCAGGATATTGCTATCGGAACCAACTAGGACATCCGCAAATTGAATGCATGTCTTTTCCAAATCATCATTTTTCGCAAAAGTCATTGTCTTGACATTATTTTCAAGGGTTCCTGCCGAAGAATCCCCAGGAATAAGTTCCATTACAATATCCATTTGCGATTCATATTCCAGGCACAAACCTTTCCACAAACCAGACACGTCCGCCGTGTATATAAAGTCCTGATCGTTTATAGTAGTTTTACCCGCAACAAGGAATTCAAAACCGACATCCGGATTGGAGTTAACATCATTAAAGATAACATGTCCATGATAACCTTCATGATGTTCAATTCTTTTGTCCAGCTCCGTATAATCTTCGGGAAAGAAGTCGAATTCGGGGAGATCATACATCCATTCATAATAGGCATGGGAAGAATCTTCAAAGAAAGTCATCGTACCAGAAGTTCCTTCATCGCCTTTAGCATAACCTGTCTTTACGCGAGCGCCGTCTGATTTGCCAAACCACAAATCCGAGCGAACATAAGGAGACAGACGTTTAATGCTAAATTCACCCATTGAACCCGACTCGCCCACAAAAACGATTTGCACAGAACGCACCTTCTTGACATACTTGGAACCCTCTACGTCATCCGAGTATTTCATCATGAAATCATCCCAAGATGCGCAATGACTTCCGGCTACCGTATCCTTCATGCTCAAGCTTACAGAAGGCAAATCCTTGTTCACAGAGGAACTGGCATAGTCGTCCACATCAAGACGGACTTCTACGACAAAATCGGACTGGTACGCAATGCACAAACCGTCATTGCCCTTAGAAAGGTCAGTAGGAGAACCATCGGAGTTGGAAACATCATAGGCGATACCGGCACGTGCAGAATTATCGTCAATCGATTTATCAAGAGTAACTCGCCCCGCCAAAGCCTTCTTGCTCGCATTCAGCTTAATTTCGGAGCCTTTCATGACGTTCCATGCCTTAAGGTTGGACGATTCGTCCCAGAATGCGTTCTTTTCTTCGGTAGTACCGAAATTTTGAGACATCCCGGCGTCATGCGAACACGCAGTCAATGCTAGGGCACCCAACAACCCCCAACATAAAACGTTTGTTGTCATGTATTTATTCATATTAACCCTCATTTTTTTTATGTGTAATTTTCGACAAAGGAAACATCTGCAAGTTCAAGCGATAAACTTGACATGGGTCCTTACTCATGTTGGCAATAGCCACAATTTTTCTGCGGCAGGAGTCCAATTCCCGCACAATCTGTTCATAGGCTTCGCGGTCAATCCCCATCGTCACACCGGAAACATCACGTTCCTGGATGCCAAATGCATCAATGGCCTTCTGAGCAAAGCCCGCCATTTCGCGGTGCATGGAGCGCACCACCAAAGGCATCACTTCGGAATTTCCGACCAAGCCCTTATCCGTCTGCACATAGACATTCTTGGATTTACGTTTCAAGATTCCAACGCTCACCATAAAGTCCAAGGATTTACGAACCTCATCAGCAGTAATTGGCTGCCAGCACATTTCGGCAACAGCCTCGGGAGTAGCCCCCGGCATCATCGCCACGAGTTCGCGCAGGACCGGATTTTTCCATGATTCAAAATAAGTGAAGGCATCGCTGTCCACCACACGAATCTTGTTGGCTTTCGCGATATCCTTCATGCTGGCGAAGGCGTTCTTTTTAGTTTCGTCATCCTTCGCCTGGTTATACCGCACCAAATAGCGGAAATAAGCACATTCAAAACCTCCCAAATTCATGGCCGAAGCCACTCTTTCAATTCCTAGTTCACTAAGACTACTTTTCCCTTCGCAGACCAGCTTTAAATACGTTGGCGAAGTGAAGCCCGCCAAACGGGCAAATTCTCGCCAAGTAAACGAACTCGTCCGTTTACGTTCATCGTAAAAATCTTGCATGCAGCAGCGATAATCGTTATATTCCGTTATCGGTTTCATAAAGACTCCTAACATGAATCATTAACCTTGTACTCTTAATATAAACTATTTTGTATCATCAGTCAAGTTTTTTATGATACAAAATTAAAAAAAACACAAATTCATGACACTTGCATCACAGAATTGAGTTTTTTTTGAATTTTCAAATAAGCCGCTTAGACTTTTAAAGTTATTTTTGACAGGAGGATGCTATGAATATTAGGTTATTATACACTACCATTGCTGCACTGTCCATTGCAGCAATGGCTTTTTATCAATGGGATGGCGAAACAGAGAAGGTCAATACAGAACTTGATAACGCAACCGCAACGGCTGGTTACTGGTTCGAGTTCAACGATTCCATTGATAGCGGCCTTTCCAAAATCATATGGCCGGTCGAAAAGGGTTCTGAATGGGATGAAAACTCCTATCAACCCATAGTTGACTTCTGCCACGGCATTTGCGGCCATGTCGTGCTTTCCGGTGCAGCCTTGGACTTCGACCCGTACGTCGGAGTCGGTTTCAACGTCGTCGGTTACGCAAGTCTAACGGACAGCACCCCAGTACCAGGTGACGCAAGCGCTTGGGGCGGCATAAAGATCAGTTATACATGCACCTTCGCTCCCGTACTTGAATTGGATCTCGGAGAGGATGTCAACAAGGCACTAGGAAACGACAAACCGGTTTACAAACTCCCCAAGAGTACCGGTGGCACCACAAAGGAAATTCCCTGGGAAGAATTCGCACAGGGCGGTTGGGGCAAGGGAGAGAAGATTACCGGCCCGGAGGCCGCCACCAAGCTTGTCGCAATCAGATTCAAGATCCAGTCCAGGGACAGTACGGAAGGAAGTTTCCACATATACCAAATCGGACCATTACCTAATAAGCCGCTTATAAGCGATGCACCCAGGGCTCTCCGTTCCGCTCCGGGCGTAAACACCATCGTTGCCGGCCGCAGGGTTTCCTTCACCGGGATTACGTCCAGCGCCTCCGTCGAGATTATCAATCTCCGGGGACAGATAGTCAAGAAGGGCTCCGTGCAGGGGACTTCCGCTCTTGACCTTTCCGCCCTTGATGCAGGCGTCTACGTAGTCCGCGCTTCCGGTAATTCAGTCGATTTCAGCGGCAAGATTGTCCTGAAGTAGCAATGAAAATCTTTTACCACCTTCCCGGACTGTTCGAATTCTACGACCTGTACAAGGCCTTCTTGCCGCTTTGGCGCGAGCACCGGGAATACTTCTACGACTGGTGCGAT from uncultured Fibrobacter sp. harbors:
- a CDS encoding TIGR02147 family protein, producing MKPITEYNDYRCCMQDFYDERKRTSSFTWREFARLAGFTSPTYLKLVCEGKSSLSELGIERVASAMNLGGFECAYFRYLVRYNQAKDDETKKNAFASMKDIAKANKIRVVDSDAFTYFESWKNPVLRELVAMMPGATPEAVAEMCWQPITADEVRKSLDFMVSVGILKRKSKNVYVQTDKGLVGNSEVMPLVVRSMHREMAGFAQKAIDAFGIQERDVSGVTMGIDREAYEQIVRELDSCRRKIVAIANMSKDPCQVYRLNLQMFPLSKITHKKNEG
- a CDS encoding T9SS type A sorting domain-containing protein; translated protein: MNIRLLYTTIAALSIAAMAFYQWDGETEKVNTELDNATATAGYWFEFNDSIDSGLSKIIWPVEKGSEWDENSYQPIVDFCHGICGHVVLSGAALDFDPYVGVGFNVVGYASLTDSTPVPGDASAWGGIKISYTCTFAPVLELDLGEDVNKALGNDKPVYKLPKSTGGTTKEIPWEEFAQGGWGKGEKITGPEAATKLVAIRFKIQSRDSTEGSFHIYQIGPLPNKPLISDAPRALRSAPGVNTIVAGRRVSFTGITSSASVEIINLRGQIVKKGSVQGTSALDLSALDAGVYVVRASGNSVDFSGKIVLK
- a CDS encoding carbohydrate-binding domain-containing protein gives rise to the protein MSILKTIPFGIASVFIIACSDSSSSVSPQESALQGDGNLTEISSGATTDTPDVQQTGEKTPATNPNSSGSQASDPAQKPGSAATATSAGTSPASSASQTIPTVKPGEGSDDNEEDDNVNLDGSETTLTFSGTDVTIANDNGCLEKAAGVVTVKCSGNYYLTGTASDYQVIVNTAATDTGKVDLFLNGVSLKSSDAPIYVQNAEKAELHLVKGTTNSVEDGATRSKTYTVNSGTDTTKAAIYAKDDLSIKGSGSLTVKANYNNGIHTSNDLKIKKSTGTLNVTAANCGLKGKASLTINGGTITVNAAMGDGIKSDEDDAAALAQGKGNVKIAGGTITITAGYDGISANNTVLITKGETTEEPTIKITAGGGQTCLGNSTGGGQGGRPGGGFGFGMEGNSCAPDSSMKGFKADSNIVIEAGKIEINSRDDGIHSDGDLTITGGFATVKTDDDGIHAEKTLTIKGGTVEVTMAYEGMEAAYMNFEGGVTSVITTDDAWNAAGANASSSTGGNNGGRGGPGGGGGFGFGSDGSKIKVTGGFHYLYVGTGDTDGMDSNGDIDMTGGVVIIECRMNGGMGGMVDSNGETNIKGGKMLGFGTNNSEEGTQYSVTFTAGNYYGTSEIAFKPTFNGSKMVSNVGQPAAVSSVDGMQKQCFGSSTTNCVYYK